The following coding sequences lie in one Kribbella sp. NBC_00709 genomic window:
- a CDS encoding acyltransferase family protein: MGAQGRGERLWFLDWLRVLAVCGVFVFHTLRPFDDGDWHVKNGQTSEGISTAIAFLGLWGLAFFFMISGAASWLALRRRTATQFLRERSLRLLVPFAVAYVLLSPLQYFIEEHHKGRSTQSFFGDVRTFFSDLGGHAPLWLRDTYHLWFLVYLIQFAILGLPLFMVLRGRTDWIARRCRRRGSILLLAVPLVPVHLLLLAAPGPDHGWGEFVFFFDFFVVGYLVMSDERLLAAVRRDAVPGLILGIGAFVIGVLTGIIDFLEGWWPDPGYSWKYLWYSPLITFAVWGWLVAVLGFGMRAPAFQRALPTRLARAAMPYFIVHQPVILAIAYFVARWDAGIGTKYAVLLPSAFVVSAVLAWTLSAVPGIPVLFGVKRVKPVESADAPFVNKSKATDGGGD, encoded by the coding sequence ATGGGAGCTCAGGGGCGGGGCGAACGGTTGTGGTTTCTCGACTGGTTGCGGGTGCTGGCGGTGTGCGGGGTGTTCGTGTTCCACACCCTGCGGCCGTTCGACGACGGCGACTGGCACGTGAAGAACGGGCAGACCAGCGAGGGGATCTCGACCGCGATCGCCTTCCTCGGTCTGTGGGGGCTGGCGTTCTTCTTCATGATCTCCGGCGCCGCGTCCTGGCTGGCGCTGCGTCGGCGGACCGCAACGCAGTTCCTCAGAGAGCGCTCGCTGAGGTTGCTCGTCCCGTTCGCCGTCGCGTACGTGCTGCTGTCGCCGCTGCAGTACTTCATCGAGGAGCACCACAAAGGTCGGTCCACGCAGTCGTTCTTCGGTGACGTGCGGACGTTCTTCAGCGACCTCGGCGGGCATGCGCCGCTGTGGTTGCGCGACACGTACCACCTCTGGTTCCTCGTCTACCTGATCCAGTTCGCCATCCTCGGCCTGCCGTTGTTCATGGTCCTGCGCGGCCGGACGGACTGGATCGCGCGTCGATGCCGGCGGCGCGGTTCGATCCTGCTCCTCGCCGTACCGCTGGTCCCCGTGCATCTGCTGCTGCTCGCCGCACCGGGGCCGGATCATGGCTGGGGCGAGTTCGTGTTCTTCTTCGACTTCTTCGTCGTCGGGTATCTGGTCATGTCCGACGAGCGGCTGCTGGCAGCGGTACGACGAGACGCCGTACCCGGACTGATCCTCGGCATCGGCGCCTTCGTGATCGGCGTACTCACCGGGATCATCGACTTCCTCGAGGGCTGGTGGCCGGACCCCGGGTACTCGTGGAAGTACCTGTGGTACTCGCCGCTCATCACGTTCGCGGTCTGGGGCTGGCTGGTCGCCGTGCTTGGATTCGGGATGCGCGCGCCCGCGTTCCAGCGCGCGCTGCCTACCCGGCTGGCCCGCGCCGCGATGCCGTACTTCATCGTCCATCAGCCGGTCATCCTGGCGATCGCGTACTTCGTGGCCCGCTGGGACGCGGGCATCGGGACGAAGTACGCCGTGCTGCTTCCGTCCGCCTTCGTCGTGTCCGCCGTACTGGCGTGGACCCTGTCGGCCGTCCCCGGGATCCCGGTCCTGTTCGGTGTGAAGCGGGTCAAGCCTGTCGAATCGGCGGACGCGCCGTTCGTCAACAAGTCGAAGGCCACCGATGGAGGAGGAGACTGA
- a CDS encoding SRPBCC family protein — protein MGTIVTKVEVERRAADVFAYVTDPNHFTEWQQNVTGGHLEGGEPVVGAKCRTRRKIGGRERDVTSRLTEFDPPRTWAVHGDEGPIRSTVKVTVEPVAGRDASTVTIDLDFEGHGIGRLLVPLMVVPQSRKEMVRNMARLKSNLER, from the coding sequence ATGGGAACGATCGTGACGAAGGTCGAGGTGGAGCGGCGGGCCGCTGACGTGTTCGCGTACGTGACCGATCCGAACCACTTCACCGAGTGGCAGCAGAACGTGACCGGCGGGCACCTCGAAGGCGGTGAACCGGTCGTCGGGGCCAAGTGCCGCACCCGCCGCAAGATCGGCGGCCGCGAACGCGACGTGACCTCGCGGCTGACGGAGTTCGACCCGCCGCGCACCTGGGCGGTGCACGGGGACGAGGGACCGATCCGCTCCACCGTCAAGGTCACCGTCGAGCCGGTCGCCGGCCGGGACGCGAGCACGGTGACGATCGACCTCGACTTCGAGGGGCACGGCATCGGGAGGCTGCTCGTCCCGCTGATGGTCGTTCCGCAGTCCCGCAAGGAGATGGTGCGGAACATGGCCCGCCTGAAGAGCAACCTGGAGCGCTAG
- the lexA gene encoding transcriptional repressor LexA: MTDLDLFGDLDTAALPERQQRILVVIRDWVTRHGYPPSSRQIGDAVGLRSSSSVSKHLASLEDKGFLRRSPSVSRPIDVRMFLQETSSRDTSGDNVPVPVVGDIAAGTPISAVEHVDDVLQLPRGLTGRGNVFGLRVRGESMIDAAICDGDIVVVRQQSEAHSGQIVAAMIDEEATVKVYRRRNGHVYLEPRNQAYEVIDGDNAAILGIVVSVLRSV, translated from the coding sequence GTGACTGATCTCGACCTGTTCGGCGACCTCGACACCGCCGCCCTTCCGGAGCGGCAGCAGCGGATCCTGGTGGTGATCCGGGACTGGGTGACCCGGCACGGGTATCCGCCCAGCAGCCGGCAGATCGGCGACGCGGTCGGGCTGCGCTCCTCGTCCTCGGTCTCGAAGCACCTGGCCAGCCTCGAGGACAAGGGCTTCCTGCGCCGCAGTCCGTCGGTGTCGCGGCCGATCGACGTCCGGATGTTCCTGCAGGAGACGAGCAGCCGGGACACGAGCGGCGACAACGTGCCGGTGCCGGTGGTCGGTGACATCGCGGCCGGTACGCCGATCTCCGCGGTCGAGCACGTGGACGACGTACTGCAACTCCCCCGCGGGCTGACCGGGCGGGGGAACGTGTTCGGGCTGCGGGTCCGCGGCGAGTCGATGATCGACGCCGCGATCTGCGACGGCGACATCGTCGTGGTCCGTCAGCAGTCCGAGGCGCATTCCGGCCAGATCGTCGCCGCGATGATCGACGAGGAGGCGACGGTGAAGGTCTACCGCCGCCGCAACGGCCACGTGTACCTCGAGCCGCGCAACCAGGCCTACGAGGTCATCGACGGCGACAACGCGGCCATCCTCGGCATCGTCGTGTCGGTACTCCGCAGCGTCTAG
- a CDS encoding TIGR02569 family protein — protein sequence MVGPSTEVLDAFGLAEPAVLLPGGQGETWRSGDVVLKRAVSESAWRAGVLAGLPESEEFRVPRPVRSRTGEWVAFGWEGTELLAGATDVRRQDEVLRAAEAFHATVAGLPRPDFLDALDDPWSNGDRVAWGEQSIDGSPAYVELAGPLVAAWKPVDLVAQVVHGDLPGNVMFADGLPPAIIDWPVYWRPPSWASAVAVADALCWYGAEPALAARWSHLPEWGQMLIRALLYRMTTDDLAGGAATWTEARRSGYAPVIELALSYAG from the coding sequence ATGGTTGGTCCTTCGACTGAAGTCCTCGATGCGTTCGGGCTGGCGGAGCCTGCCGTCCTGCTGCCGGGCGGTCAGGGGGAGACCTGGCGATCCGGAGACGTCGTGCTGAAGCGCGCCGTTTCGGAGAGCGCCTGGCGGGCTGGGGTGCTGGCCGGGTTGCCCGAGTCCGAGGAGTTCCGGGTGCCTCGGCCGGTGCGGAGCCGGACTGGCGAATGGGTCGCCTTCGGGTGGGAGGGCACTGAGCTGCTGGCCGGTGCGACCGACGTCCGACGACAAGATGAGGTCCTGAGAGCCGCCGAGGCGTTCCATGCGACCGTCGCCGGGTTGCCGCGGCCGGACTTCCTCGATGCGCTGGACGATCCTTGGTCCAACGGCGATCGGGTTGCCTGGGGTGAGCAATCGATCGACGGCAGTCCGGCGTACGTCGAACTCGCCGGTCCGCTCGTCGCCGCGTGGAAGCCGGTCGACCTGGTGGCGCAGGTAGTGCACGGGGATCTACCGGGGAACGTGATGTTCGCCGACGGGCTGCCGCCGGCGATCATCGACTGGCCCGTGTACTGGCGCCCACCGTCCTGGGCATCGGCGGTCGCGGTTGCCGATGCATTGTGCTGGTACGGCGCTGAACCGGCCCTCGCGGCTCGGTGGTCGCATTTGCCGGAGTGGGGTCAGATGCTGATCCGCGCGCTGCTCTATCGGATGACGACCGACGACCTCGCCGGTGGCGCCGCGACCTGGACCGAGGCCCGGCGCTCGGGTTACGCGCCGGTGATCGAACTCGCGCTCTCGTACGCCGGCTGA
- a CDS encoding Cmx/CmrA family chloramphenicol efflux MFS transporter, producing MPRAVYLLGLAIFAQGTSELMLAGLLPGIATDLDVSIPAAGLLISAFAIGMLVGAPILAVTTLRWSRRAAMLAFLVIFALTHVAGALTSSYGVLLATRVAGAFVYAGFWAVASVTAIELAGPDARAKAMSILAGGLTVATIVGLPAGTLLGQHLGWRSAFWAVAVLSALAIVGVVATIPRGRSESTPRLRHELRSMANPQLWLAYGTTALSTGAILVIFSYLAPLLTETTGLSDGWVPAILALYGVGALIGITISGRTADRRPFTTLVLSLTGVIAAAIVLALATGTPWLAVPAIIAVGTFGFATNPAVNSRVFSVAGSAPTLAAAFNISAFNVGITVGPWLGGLALDAGAGYPSVGWIGAGLGVLAFGTIPLAVRAAGRARADRSGADQPAYESASSITGA from the coding sequence ATGCCCCGCGCTGTCTATCTGCTCGGCCTGGCGATCTTCGCCCAGGGCACGTCCGAGCTGATGCTCGCCGGTCTGCTTCCTGGGATCGCGACCGACCTGGATGTGTCGATCCCCGCCGCCGGTCTGCTGATCTCCGCGTTCGCCATCGGCATGCTCGTGGGCGCGCCGATCCTGGCCGTCACCACCCTGCGGTGGTCCCGCCGCGCGGCGATGCTCGCGTTCCTGGTGATCTTCGCGCTCACCCACGTCGCCGGCGCCTTGACGTCGTCGTACGGCGTTCTGCTCGCGACCCGGGTCGCCGGAGCGTTCGTGTACGCCGGGTTCTGGGCGGTCGCTTCCGTGACCGCGATCGAGCTGGCCGGACCGGACGCTCGTGCCAAGGCGATGAGCATCCTGGCCGGCGGTCTCACCGTCGCCACCATCGTCGGCCTGCCGGCCGGAACGCTGCTCGGCCAGCACCTCGGCTGGCGGTCCGCGTTCTGGGCGGTCGCCGTACTGTCGGCGCTCGCCATCGTCGGCGTGGTTGCGACGATCCCGCGTGGCCGCTCGGAGAGCACTCCCCGGCTGCGTCACGAGCTGCGCAGCATGGCGAACCCGCAACTGTGGCTCGCCTACGGCACGACGGCGCTGTCGACCGGCGCGATCCTCGTGATCTTCAGCTACCTCGCTCCCCTGCTCACCGAGACGACCGGGCTGTCGGACGGCTGGGTGCCTGCGATCCTGGCCCTGTACGGCGTCGGCGCGCTGATCGGCATCACGATCAGCGGGCGAACCGCGGACCGGCGTCCATTCACCACGCTCGTCCTCAGCCTGACCGGGGTGATCGCAGCGGCGATCGTCCTTGCGCTCGCGACCGGAACGCCATGGCTCGCCGTACCGGCGATCATCGCGGTCGGGACGTTCGGGTTCGCGACCAACCCGGCGGTGAACTCGCGGGTGTTCAGCGTCGCCGGATCCGCGCCGACGCTGGCCGCGGCGTTCAACATCTCCGCGTTCAACGTCGGGATCACGGTCGGCCCGTGGCTCGGCGGGCTCGCCCTCGACGCGGGCGCCGGCTATCCGTCGGTGGGCTGGATCGGGGCCGGACTCGGAGTACTTGCCTTCGGCACCATCCCGCTGGCGGTCCGGGCCGCCGGTCGTGCTCGCGCCGACCGGTCGGGGGCGGATCAGCCGGCGTACGAGAGCGCGAGTTCGATCACCGGCGCGTAA
- a CDS encoding TetR/AcrR family transcriptional regulator: MPRPRTFDEDRAVDAAMRVFWTAGYEATSTQDLCEATGLGRSSIYNTFNSKRDLFDRALRRYVDQFTAVQLEVIEDAAVPIRERVRRILWTAVEPEPDDPAGCFVINTIVELGPKDAEIVELLDRDHETKLAALADAIRAAQTAGEVDREQDPTGLATYVFTVLGGLRVAARRGADPQSQRAVVDATLRSF; this comes from the coding sequence ATGCCGAGACCGAGGACGTTCGACGAGGATCGCGCCGTCGATGCCGCGATGCGCGTGTTCTGGACGGCCGGCTACGAGGCGACCTCGACACAGGACCTGTGCGAGGCGACCGGGCTCGGCCGGAGCAGCATCTACAACACGTTCAACAGCAAGCGCGACCTGTTCGACCGGGCTCTGCGTCGGTACGTCGACCAGTTCACCGCTGTCCAGCTCGAGGTGATCGAGGACGCCGCCGTGCCGATCCGTGAGCGGGTCCGGCGGATCCTGTGGACCGCGGTCGAGCCGGAGCCGGACGATCCGGCCGGCTGTTTCGTGATCAACACGATCGTGGAGCTCGGCCCGAAGGACGCCGAGATCGTCGAGCTGCTCGACCGGGACCACGAAACGAAGCTGGCCGCGCTGGCCGATGCCATCCGGGCGGCGCAGACGGCCGGCGAGGTCGACCGGGAGCAGGACCCGACCGGACTCGCGACGTACGTCTTCACCGTTCTCGGCGGACTCCGGGTCGCCGCCCGGCGTGGAGCCGATCCGCAGAGCCAGCGCGCCGTCGTCGACGCGACCCTTCGCAGCTTCTAG
- a CDS encoding glycoside hydrolase domain-containing protein: MFRPGGLAIALALVAGVTATNSAVADETKTVSYRGYQVTVPADWPVVDLTADPAACVRLDQPAVYLGRSTAQANCPARIIGRSSGLILEPLTTTTPSSDGLLRRAVTDAGVLATAYYAPGAERAASDVLATGRVVTKTPSARVAAPAAVTPSVVATGNFAGSGFDACTAPPQSTMDAWRPKYQGIGIYISGGLRACAQPNLTADWVTTNAAKGWQFLLIDVGYQAPCTTYKSRMSSVASTALIQGRNAAINAVAAAQALGFAQRSAIYTDLEPYESTAACKAAVLSYVSGWTQELNSRGYVGGAYVNAAHGGADLVSGYASTAYTRPDNIWMAQWNKTPGTMSVPATYWSNHQRVHQYDSLSETNGGVTISIDKNYLNLTAPPPPVSSFTVSGGVAAATLRWTKPASTTLGQIMVRSAVGSTPPALPTSGTAVYNGAASLFTQTGLSNSASYAYRAWVKDSKGKIGPGVDVKLIGSKATIGASAASIMYTGAVTLSTAVSRLDGVKLAGVPAVLYSKAKNASKWSTVGSFTTNASGVASTSQKPAVSTYYMWGYSGATGVLGTRSTAPLVQVHPAMSAYLTPAAIKLGASTLLYGYLNPAHAGTTAYLQRRSGTTWVAVTTGKLTSNGKYAFSVKPTARGTYTYRVVWLADADHQGTQTASKVLTVS; the protein is encoded by the coding sequence TTGTTCAGACCTGGGGGGCTGGCAATCGCCCTCGCCCTGGTGGCGGGCGTCACCGCGACCAACTCAGCTGTCGCTGACGAGACCAAGACTGTTTCGTACCGCGGCTACCAAGTAACCGTCCCGGCCGACTGGCCCGTGGTCGACCTGACCGCCGACCCGGCCGCCTGCGTCCGGCTCGACCAGCCGGCCGTGTACCTGGGCCGCAGTACGGCGCAGGCCAACTGCCCGGCGCGCATCATCGGCCGCAGCTCCGGCCTGATCCTCGAGCCGCTGACCACGACCACACCGTCGAGCGACGGTCTGCTTCGGCGTGCAGTCACCGACGCCGGCGTGCTCGCTACCGCGTACTACGCACCGGGTGCGGAGCGTGCGGCGAGCGACGTGCTTGCCACCGGTCGAGTGGTGACGAAGACGCCGTCGGCCCGGGTCGCGGCGCCGGCCGCGGTCACCCCGTCGGTGGTTGCTACGGGCAACTTCGCGGGCTCTGGTTTTGACGCCTGCACTGCGCCGCCGCAATCCACGATGGATGCGTGGCGACCGAAATATCAGGGGATCGGCATCTACATCAGCGGTGGTCTCCGTGCGTGCGCGCAGCCGAACCTGACTGCTGACTGGGTGACCACGAACGCAGCGAAGGGCTGGCAGTTCCTCCTGATCGACGTCGGCTACCAGGCGCCTTGCACGACGTACAAGAGCCGGATGTCGTCCGTCGCGTCAACCGCGTTGATCCAGGGCCGCAACGCTGCGATCAACGCGGTCGCCGCAGCTCAGGCGCTCGGGTTCGCGCAACGCAGCGCCATCTACACCGACCTCGAGCCGTATGAGTCGACCGCGGCGTGCAAGGCAGCGGTGCTGTCGTATGTGAGTGGCTGGACCCAGGAGTTGAACTCGCGGGGTTACGTAGGAGGCGCTTACGTCAACGCCGCGCACGGAGGTGCCGACCTCGTGAGCGGTTACGCGAGCACGGCGTACACGCGGCCGGACAACATCTGGATGGCCCAGTGGAACAAGACGCCGGGCACGATGTCGGTTCCGGCTACCTACTGGAGCAATCACCAGCGTGTGCACCAGTACGACAGCTTGAGTGAGACCAACGGCGGCGTCACGATCTCGATCGACAAGAACTACCTGAACCTGACCGCCCCGCCGCCACCTGTCAGCAGCTTCACCGTTTCCGGTGGGGTCGCGGCGGCCACGCTGCGGTGGACGAAGCCGGCCAGCACCACGCTGGGCCAGATCATGGTTCGCAGCGCGGTCGGGTCGACTCCGCCGGCATTGCCGACGTCCGGCACGGCGGTGTACAACGGTGCGGCCAGCCTGTTCACCCAGACCGGCTTGTCGAACTCGGCCAGCTACGCGTACCGCGCCTGGGTGAAGGACAGCAAGGGCAAGATCGGTCCCGGCGTCGACGTCAAGCTGATCGGGTCGAAGGCGACGATCGGTGCGAGCGCGGCCTCGATCATGTACACCGGTGCGGTCACTCTGTCGACGGCGGTGAGCCGGCTGGACGGCGTGAAGCTGGCCGGCGTACCGGCGGTGCTGTACTCGAAGGCGAAGAACGCCAGCAAGTGGTCGACGGTCGGATCGTTCACCACAAACGCCAGCGGGGTCGCCTCGACGTCGCAGAAGCCGGCCGTGTCGACGTACTACATGTGGGGCTACAGCGGCGCGACCGGCGTGCTCGGGACGCGGAGCACTGCGCCGCTGGTTCAGGTACATCCGGCGATGTCGGCGTACCTCACTCCGGCTGCGATCAAGCTGGGTGCGTCGACGCTGCTGTACGGGTACCTGAACCCGGCGCACGCCGGTACGACGGCGTACCTGCAGCGACGCTCCGGTACGACGTGGGTGGCGGTGACGACCGGGAAGCTGACGTCGAACGGGAAGTACGCGTTCAGCGTCAAGCCGACCGCACGCGGCACCTACACGTACCGCGTGGTGTGGCTGGCCGACGCCGACCACCAGGGCACGCAGACCGCGTCGAAGGTGCTGACCGTCAGCTAA
- a CDS encoding LysR family transcriptional regulator: MYELRHLATLAAVADEGSFGRAASRLGYTQSSVSQQIAVLEKAAGGALFDRPGGPKPVRITPLGAVLLQHGRDLLRRADELSDGIERFRAGDSRIDIGTFQTVSNTLLPQVIRGLRDAHPGCDIRLFEEETDDPDLTGLDLMFFDGRTDDSIEDLKLLDDPYLLVARPGDFPAGPVPLKTLDALPLVAHPAICHQAVVEDFLRARDIRPQFVFRTEGNQALLAMVRAGLGAALAPRLAVLRDDPSLMLHELTPELPAREIFLLWQAGRTHSPLAAHAIELARSAAAGLAS, from the coding sequence ATGTACGAGTTGCGCCATCTGGCGACGCTGGCTGCCGTCGCTGACGAGGGATCGTTCGGCCGGGCCGCGAGCAGGCTCGGCTACACCCAGTCGAGTGTCAGCCAGCAGATCGCAGTCCTCGAGAAGGCGGCCGGCGGTGCGCTGTTCGACCGTCCCGGCGGGCCGAAGCCGGTGCGGATCACTCCGCTCGGCGCTGTACTGCTGCAGCATGGCCGTGACCTGTTGCGCCGCGCCGACGAGCTCAGCGACGGGATCGAGCGGTTCCGTGCGGGCGACAGCCGGATCGACATCGGCACATTCCAGACCGTCTCGAACACGTTGCTACCGCAGGTGATTCGTGGACTCCGGGACGCGCATCCGGGCTGCGACATCCGGCTGTTCGAGGAGGAGACGGACGATCCGGATCTGACCGGGCTCGACCTGATGTTCTTCGACGGCCGCACCGACGACAGCATCGAGGACCTCAAACTGCTGGACGACCCGTACCTCCTGGTCGCGCGGCCAGGCGACTTCCCGGCCGGACCGGTCCCGCTGAAGACGCTCGACGCACTCCCGCTGGTCGCTCATCCCGCCATCTGCCACCAGGCCGTCGTCGAGGATTTCCTGCGTGCCCGCGACATCCGCCCGCAGTTCGTGTTCCGCACCGAGGGCAACCAGGCGCTGCTCGCGATGGTCCGCGCCGGCCTCGGTGCGGCCCTCGCGCCGCGTCTCGCCGTACTCCGGGACGACCCGAGCCTGATGCTGCACGAACTCACACCCGAGCTTCCGGCACGGGAGATCTTCTTGCTGTGGCAGGCCGGCCGCACGCACTCGCCGCTTGCGGCACACGCGATCGAACTCGCGCGGAGTGCGGCGGCCGGCCTCGCCAGTTAG
- a CDS encoding alpha/beta fold hydrolase — MENFYSVNGIELCAETYGDPADPAVLLIHGATASMLWWDSRLCTGLAARGRFVIRYDQRDTGRSASFPVGDPGYAMSDLAADAVGLLDALGIERAHVVAQSMSGGTALILGADHPSRVASLTFVSTSTGDEGLPPPSPSMPRLGTPDFGDRVAVEEYVVRSIEAEAAGHFDETSARDLVRQDMARAKDYEASLTNHFAMTFDSPRNGGFADLAIPVVVMHGDADPLLPLPHGEAVRDAVPGARLVVLAGMGHGLSAPYWKPFVDELGER; from the coding sequence ATGGAGAACTTCTACTCGGTCAACGGCATCGAACTCTGCGCGGAGACGTACGGCGATCCCGCCGATCCCGCCGTCCTGCTGATCCACGGCGCCACGGCCTCGATGCTGTGGTGGGACAGCCGGCTGTGCACCGGCCTCGCCGCCCGCGGGCGGTTCGTGATCCGCTACGACCAGCGCGACACCGGCCGCTCGGCGTCGTTCCCGGTCGGCGATCCGGGCTACGCGATGAGCGACCTGGCCGCCGACGCGGTCGGCCTGCTCGATGCCCTCGGCATCGAACGGGCGCACGTGGTGGCGCAGTCGATGTCCGGCGGTACGGCGCTGATCCTCGGCGCCGACCACCCGTCCCGCGTCGCATCGCTGACCTTCGTGTCCACGAGCACCGGCGACGAGGGTCTCCCACCACCATCGCCCTCGATGCCACGGCTGGGTACGCCGGACTTCGGCGATCGGGTCGCGGTCGAGGAGTACGTCGTACGGTCGATCGAGGCCGAGGCGGCGGGGCATTTCGACGAGACCTCCGCCCGGGACCTGGTGCGGCAGGACATGGCTCGCGCGAAGGACTACGAGGCTTCGCTGACGAATCACTTCGCGATGACGTTCGACTCCCCGCGCAACGGTGGTTTCGCTGACCTGGCGATCCCGGTTGTCGTCATGCATGGGGACGCCGACCCGTTGCTCCCGTTGCCGCACGGTGAGGCAGTGCGTGACGCAGTACCGGGTGCGCGGCTCGTGGTGCTTGCCGGCATGGGGCATGGACTGTCGGCGCCGTACTGGAAGCCGTTCGTCGACGAGTTGGGGGAGCGATGA
- a CDS encoding LLM class flavin-dependent oxidoreductase yields the protein MKYAIWLPLFDELSDPVEVARLAAATEEAGWDGFFLWDQLWWRPPVREVSDPWITMSAMATATERLRIGPMVTPVARRRPTKLLREATTLDRLSGGRLTLGVGLGSDRFAQEYSKTGEEVDDRARAERMDETLDILTAGWTGEPVHYRGKHYLVDDVQFLPRPVAGRVPLWIAGFPGNPKPIRRAARYDGFFPVNLTSPDQLAEPVAVLRELRGDLSDYDIAVALEPSADPRPYAAAGATWCLMDVDPTTLRLADVRAVIAAGPPR from the coding sequence ATGAAGTACGCGATCTGGTTGCCGTTGTTCGACGAGTTGTCCGATCCGGTGGAGGTCGCGCGGCTCGCCGCGGCGACCGAGGAGGCCGGGTGGGACGGGTTCTTCCTCTGGGATCAGCTCTGGTGGCGCCCGCCGGTCCGCGAGGTGTCGGACCCCTGGATCACGATGAGCGCGATGGCGACCGCGACGGAACGACTGCGGATCGGTCCGATGGTGACGCCGGTCGCGCGCCGGCGGCCGACCAAACTGTTGCGTGAGGCAACGACGCTGGACCGGCTGTCGGGTGGCCGGCTGACGCTCGGGGTCGGGCTGGGCAGCGACCGGTTCGCGCAGGAGTACTCGAAGACCGGCGAGGAGGTGGACGACCGGGCGCGGGCCGAGCGGATGGACGAGACGCTCGACATCCTGACGGCGGGCTGGACGGGGGAGCCGGTTCACTACCGCGGGAAGCACTACCTCGTCGACGACGTCCAGTTCCTGCCCCGGCCGGTGGCTGGACGGGTGCCGCTGTGGATCGCCGGATTCCCGGGCAACCCCAAGCCGATCCGGCGGGCGGCGCGGTACGACGGGTTCTTCCCGGTCAACCTCACGTCGCCGGATCAGCTCGCCGAGCCGGTCGCCGTACTGCGTGAACTCCGCGGCGACCTGTCCGATTACGACATCGCTGTTGCGCTCGAACCGTCGGCCGATCCACGTCCGTACGCCGCCGCGGGGGCCACCTGGTGCTTGATGGACGTCGACCCGACCACACTGCGACTGGCCGACGTACGCGCGGTGATTGCGGCGGGTCCTCCGCGCTGA